CATCCAAGGGtttgatttgaattatGCAGGTGTCATCTTGGGAAAATCTGTGAGCTATGATAAGGCAAACAACtgtattaaattattaccagAATTTTATGATGATCATGCCGGATTTactaagaagaaaaatattaaaaatgcAGATTCTGTTAAACAAAAGATTATAATGAATAGTATCAACGTTTTACTGACGAGAGGTGTTAAAGGATTATATGTTTATGCATATGATCCAGAATTAAGAAGAATTTTACTGGAATCGAAGGCCCATAACCATCTAGACTCTTAAAATAAACAACCCACTAATTAAAAAAGGAATTTATAGAGTTAAGGTATGGATATAGACATTAATATAGTAAATGCATTCTCAAAATGAgtatattcttttcttgcCATAGAGGTTCTGAAAAGAGATCTATCAACGGTTTCTCTTGGTTTATTATATAGTTTAGTCTGTGTAGTCCGCTATTTGGTGCACTGAACGTTGGTACAGAACACTAATCGACGTTAAGAAGTTTTTATGATGTTAGTGCCGACAATTAATTGGATTGGGtccataattttttttcctgCTTGTCTGTCGTTGTCACCACTGGCTGTTCTCTTTTATTAGCAGCTTCCCAAGTTATCCCACTGAAGACGATGACGATACCAGTCCATTGTAAAGCATTTAGAGTCTTGCCGTACACAATTATACTTAAGATCATAGAGATCATCTTCCTTGTGACAGTAATCATAACCAGGACCAATGATCCATATTGTTCTAAAGTGTAAAAGATGAAACATTGACCCAAAGCTCCACATATGGAGTAAGTTAATAGATAAGATACGATTTCCGGGTCTGAATATAGCATTTTCAAAGCAGATACTATTTGAgttttatcaaataaaatgaaatagATAATATTCCATAAAATGATGAACATATTCAGCACAAACATCAAATGTGAACCTGTGATTACTTTGTTCTTCTTATCATTCTCATGTTTCCTATTTCTACTTATCTTTAACATAGTATCTTGAGTAGCGTTTGTCATACCGTCTAGAAATAAACTTGCCGCTAATAGGGCAAATCCATACAATGAGTCACTTAAAAACATTTTTCCATTAGTATTATCAATGTTATTCGTTTTTCTTGAGGAGGAACCACCATAAGTGAAGACACCTACACCAATACTTACCAAAACGGCTactaattttttctcattTGGAATGGAAGTTTTATAAAACAACAAATGGATCAAAAGAACCGGTATCATTTTGGAAGATTTGGCTAATATATAAGTTAAATAATCCACATAATGTAATGAATATGTAGCTAATGGATTTGAAGTACTTTGTGtcaatgaaattattgCCAATTCCTTTGGATAATCAGAAATTAACTGGAATGGGCTGTatgattaattttttttaccTTTGGACTTCACAGCTAGATACATATACCCTAGGAGCATGGCCACTATAGCTTGTGAAACGGCAATAAAATTTGGATATCTAAATTGCGCATTACTTTGAGGCcatatttttgttgttaATGGTTCTTGTACTAATGCCCATGTTAGGAAACTTGTATAAATACCTGTTGCACATATCAGTAGAGTGTATATACTCTTATTCGTTTGAGGCTTCTCCTTTTGGGAAGACGTAATATGGCTCATTCAGCTATAAAGAAATGGTTAGTCGGTGTCCTTTGTGATACTATTACCTTCTATATTTTGTGTAAGTGCAgagaatttttcacttcaacttcatcattaccgtgttatttattacatttttcaattgtaacTGCGTCGTTTTTTTTTGGACAGGAAAGTTGGGGCGacacaaaatataataaagtagtatatataaatatataaatatataatacacTTTGAGGGAGTTTGTGAAGTTTTATTCTAGTTTTATGTAGGTATTTATGTATACTAGACGTTTTGGAATGGCAATCAATTTAGATATAAAGAGTGTTTATATCTTGGTCTATTTATAATacatttgaataaaaaggaaaatggTGAGCACTTATGTAGTAGATGATAGGAGAGCTCTCCTTGAATACGTAAATAAACGAACGATAAAATAACAAACACCAAATAGATATAACGAATCAACCTTATACACTATTAAATAACTATTACGTAATTAATAcacaacatcaacaactAAGTTACgaacaacagcaacaattTTCAAGACCGCTCTTATAACTCTCAGGTAAGTGAACAAGTAGACCCCCTTCGCTCTAGTGCTAGATCAGCACAGTTATTATGATCATCAACGGTGTAGTTTatgaattttcaaaataatgtttatttttggtTACAATAATGtgtcaaaatattatcatctatttcagaaggaaaaaaatttaagaaGCTGGCTCTGCAATTACCAAGCAATCCGCTAAGATTATTGATttctaaataatttttgttaataGCCTATATATAACTCTCCAAAGCGATCCTTGCAAAGATTCATCACATAATATCCAGTAGGGAAGATGTCTAGGAAAATAAATGATCCGGTTCACAGGATGGATTACTCATCTGCGAATAGATCCTTAATAGCGGGATACTGCATCTACCTATGCACTAAAAACTACAAGTTTGAACAATTCGatgaaatattcatttcttcaaagGTTATATATGACTTTTTCCCACTGAGTACCGGCATAGGATACAGTTTTTCAAATGTAGATGTCTCAATGCTTCACCATCCGATTTTCTAATTGGAAATGCCCGAATGTGCATTAATTCATCTAtccaattttcaatataatcTTTTAGAATACAATGGTATATTAGTTTTCTTTGAAACGTGTACGTAGCCacaaatattatattttaaacAGAACAAAAGGAATATGGAGGTGGCAATTTCTTCGTGTTGAACAATCAATTCCACAGACACGAGATTATCTGAttgttccttttttttttttattaggAGCTTCTAAAGAGGAGTACCTCTTGCAATATTTACTATAGATTCGTTTAACTAAAAGCGACAAATTACATAGAGTCTAGATGATAACGCCTGCATTCAAGATTGTCCTCTCGACTGAATCAATTCAGTGGTGCAGGGCGTTTGGATTATGGGCTTTACAATTCGAGGATTGAAGTTTATTCCATGGAAGCACCGTTCTGACTCATTCAGGATGAATCTATGGTACATGATCGAACACACATTCGTCCCTTTTATCATATCCCATAGACGACCTTCCTTCGACTTGCTTTGTATATGTTCTTGACActgtttctttctttctcttccTGTATAAACCATCTTTCACTGTATAGAGACGCCCGAATTTAGTTGTTGAAAAGTTTCTTCAAACAAGACATGTATAACGTTACCCACTTTTAATAGACAACAGGAGGAGAAGTACAGTACCAATAAAGAAGCAACGAACTGAGAAGGAGAAATAGATTAAACTATGGCCATTTACTCTCCAATTGCAGCTACCTACGGTGTTCGTGTCCAACAATTCCTCGAATCGCAACATGATTTTTTTAGATATCATGacaaattgaataaaaaattacaaaaactAAGACATAATTGCGGTTTAGTCACTAAAGATACTAAGAAATACACTACCAAAGAgaaatattccaaaattaCATCCGATGATTACGATAATAAGAACAAATTGTTCGGTGCTTTGGTCCTTTTACACGCTGAAAGagatttatcattagtCGAAACTTTAAAACTAAGAGGCCGTGAAAGAGgtaaattaaagaaaagtgAGAAAAAAGTCATTGCTACAAGATTGAAGAAAGTTGTTAAAACGATTGAAAATTTGGTGGAATTGACTGCCAATGAACAAAATTGGGTTACTCGTTCtcaatatttgattttcGCAAAATTGGCTACAgtggaatatttattatatggTAAACAATTCAAACGTAAAGAAAGCTCTAAGATCGCTTACGATTTAGCATTAGCATTTGCATCGTTAGatcatttatataatttgaaaCATCTAGATGAATCCATCGTGGAATCTCTTCATTCCAGATACGAATACACTTTAAGACAACACGCTGGTAATCTTTTATCTCAAGTcgatttacaaaattttaTTGCTCATCAAGTTCAAGATACCCATGAAACTGATGAATTGgctaaattattatttaacaACGGGTTTACAATTAAATTTCAAGATGTGGCAATGGAAGACGTAGATTCTATAACTCATATTCAATGGAGATCTTTCACTACAAAAGTTCATGATTCTGAAGTCGCTCATGCAATTGAAGAAGCTAAAAATACTACAATTAAAGATGTTGCAGATTATAGTACTAAATTGTTGAGATGGAATGACGCATTAAATAAACAGGAAGTTCGTATGGCacaatttgatgaagatggttACCAAACTATGATAGCCactgatgatgaggaagatATTACTAATACTAGAGAGAACGATGAAATCTTATTATCCtatatcaaatataatgCCATTTCTACTTCTATCCTTCgtgataattttattttcaagcAATTATGTAAACAATGGATTGCAATGAATTCCAAAGCGTTATCTTCGAGAttgattaaattcaaagaaatagatCGTATCGTTAAAAacttattgaaatatttacaagattTAATGGAATTACCTGGTGTTTAttcagatgatgaattgatgAACCAATTAGCTTTAACTAAACTATATTTCCAACTTCATCTAAATGCTACTTGCCTTGCGTCATTATATCAATCGAAGGGTAAGTATGTTGAATCATTGGCCCTATATGTCGACTCTTACCAAAAATTGGATTCCaaattatatgaaattgatatGGAATCAgaagaatcattattattgccAATAGAacttttgaataaaaagaatatcatcactttacaaaattcaattaaaacCGGAATCAGTAACGTCATTGCCTTAGCAGAATATGAAAAGACCATAAATAAGACCACAACAAATGATACCATaaacaataataagaataataaatatgaaCTATCCATACTTGAAAAGTTCAGTAAAcatgaaaaaatttatccaaaaaatattaatttgaaaaatatttttccattgCAACCAAAATTACAACCGATCGGTAGCAAGCCAACTTTATTCGATTTGGCTTTCAATTATGTTAATTATTcggaagaaaatgaaaataataaatctgtTTCTGTCACCCCAGAATCTCCTCCAGGAACTCCATCGTCAGAACCACCAGTAACAAAGAAACGTGGGTTTTTAGGACTATTTGGACgttgaagaaataaatgcatataataaaaatgaaataaaaaaaacttcATGGCTAACTTCACAATATGCCGATTGTTCCACctaaagaatatataaaatataataaccCTTTTTGTATCTTATAATatctataaataaaaataatgaatgaaatatataaatatggaTGTATTTTAACTAAGGGTGACTGTATATAAACGGCGAAGGTTCCGAAGGCTGGCGAGAGGGAGAGTCTAATATTACAGAGACTACCTACCCTTTGctcattaataataacttcGATAAACTTTCTATTCAAGTACGATTATTACAATACACGGACAGCTTTAGTCAAGTCAAccaatataaaatatactCAAGAGGACAATGTTTCAGGAAAGGACAGCTTAGGAAGCAATActtaaataaatcattgtttttcttttttagaCAATTTACAATAATTATTTTGCAATTCCAAGCTGAATAGTACAGGACTGGGCCCATCAGAAATTTTACTTTTGAAACTTCCAGCAATTTAGTCAAATTCTAGTTAAAATACTTTACTCCTTCTAAAAATGTCCTTCGTTTTTaaaatagtatatattttatattcgTTACAAATTAGCACAAAAGTCCTTAATTCTAATCCTTTAGAAAAGTATCCACTACTAGTTGTAGTAATTGAGTAGTACTAAATTTCACTCTCTTATTTAACAATTCCCatgtttcaattttggTTCCTACCTGTGTAACCAATAAATCCTTTAAAAAGAATgattcaacaatttcagAAACATATCTTTTTTCAGGACCTTTTCTCTTATCAATCAATTGGATACCAAAACGTGAACCTTCTGAAGTGGCAATCTTGAAAACGATATCTGGGAATTTGGGCCCACTTGAACCAAATACTTTCACGGATGAAGCACCTAGTTTTTCCCCaacaatttcttttataaCACCCTTCTGATATAATTGTCTTGTGCTCCATTTAAATTTTAATCCTTGCATATTAACGCTTCCTTTATGCTGCATTTTCTTATAAGCACTTTTTAAATTCTCCAATGTAGTACTTGGTACTATGTCAAACTTTCTACATTTACTGAAACCTTTAATAGTTTTATCGATTTTTTGCTTTAATTGAAGGGAATCgatttcatatttttgattcacattaaatatttcttggTATGTTTCTTCTGTAACCTTTAACTCTTCTTTGACATAATTCATCGCATAATCAGGGTTCTTGATAGTATTTGCAATATCGTTCAATATATTCTGAAGATTGTTATCTGAGGGATTAATTATTCCCGACgtaaataattcttgaacTTTTTGCATaacattttctttcaaaatactATAGGTCTTGGGGGTCAATTCCACAATTATTGGATCTGTACATATCTTAGGATTTGTTCTTAAAAAGTGTTGGAAATTAAACTCTGTTTGAATATTAGATTCGTGATTTAGTAAGTCGAATAGATTGGAGTCGATACCTTCAACTTGCGtcatataaataaatgCTCTCTTCACTCGATCATACCATCTTCTCATTTTATCATCAACAGCTAAGAACTTATATGCAGATGGAtttaattccaaattaaCTCTTCCTGATCTTGGAAGTAATTTCTCATCATTTTGGCTCAAGATCTCCATTAATAAACCTCCGtctgaaaatttatttgcATAACTCTTAAACATTTGAGtgatttcaataattttagtTGATAGTAATTCCAAATGCGGCCTTGGTTTAGTCATATTACTGTATATTAACTTATCGCACTCTTGTTCATAGTCTGGTTcaataagaatattatacAAAATATCCCTTATATGTGGTTTAATGTCTTGAACATATTGATTTAAAGGATCATAAAAACCATCAAACACATccatttcaaaaactttaATCAATGAATGCAATAAGATGTCCAGTTTAGCATTCATTTCACGATTAGAATAACATTCAAATCCATATTCTTCTCTATGAACTAAAAACTCCGCGACAAAAAACTTAATTATGATATTAGAAATTGCACGTAATGAATCCATTTCATTCATATTTTGATCAGCAAATGCACAAAAGGCTTTTGTACATAGGTATCTGACTTCAATAGGTATATCATTGGTTCTTCTAGTGAAAATTTCAGCTATCATTTCCACTGCATGCCATAAGTTTCTTAAATTCTCTATGAATTTCTCTGCAACTTTAGGATCATCGATCGGTGGTGTTGAACTATTAGGGGGCAAGCTGCCATATACCTGCTTATAAATTAACGATGGATCTGCTTCGAAATCAATTTttggattatttaaatattgcAGTAACGGGATGAATAACGAAAACTTCTCGGTATTTTCACGTTGTACAAAATGAACCAATGCTTTCTGCCATAATTGGGTTTTATCTTCCAAGGATTGGGAAAAGGATGGTGTCTGAGCAATGGAATCTAGTAGTATCTCTTTAAGAAATCTAGTGAAATATACTCTTTCCGTTGACGTCATCTTTTTGTTTGGAGTGTTAAATGACATatagatatttttttcaacaaattcTGGTTCAAGAGTATATAATGTTTTCCAATAGGCAGGATCTACTTGTAATAAGTAgaacaatttttcaatggatgGATATTTAGATTGCGGAATGTTCAAACTTTCATAATCAAATTGTCCTTTCATTTGGCTTTCTTTCAGTAAGTTGTAACTATCTAAGACTGAGAGGATATCAAGATCATTTCTGATGGACTTTTGCAAATTTTCCCTTTTAATATTCTCAGCGTCGAATGAAGCTTGTAAACTCTCCAGTTTATTTTGAgtatcttcaatattttccCTGTTGTTCAAAAGATAAGTAAATTTCCTGACAGATTTTAAACATGGGTTGGCATATTCCATAAATTCCAAGTAAGCTGAACGCTGTAATTGCATCCTTATATGGCTTTGAATCATGATTATCGAATTTGCATTactttgataatattggGCTCTACGGTTTAATTTTGAGCGAAGTTGGAATCCTCTTATATGAGCCTGGATTTGattaagaaaattatattcaataatgtcATCTACCAGATCCAATGTGTATCTCACTAAGATCCCCCTAACTTGTGACTGTACTAATGTAACAGCTTTGATTTCTCTATCATCTGAGAAGGATACCAAATTTAATAGTTTCCTTTTCTGATATCCCTTTATGTGAGAAGATAACTTCAAAATCGTACcttgatgaatttttcttaatGGCTCTATAATTTTGGcttgtttgtttcttcGAAAATTACCTCTACATATTGATTGGAAATCTTCTATCATAAGTTCATCTTTTTTGGACTCTTGTATAACTTCTCTAAAGCCCTCTCTGACTTTATTGGCCCTTACTAAGCATTGGAATTCAAGAACCGCGGATGATAAGTTAGATGCCGTGAGTAATCTTGAGGGGGAAGAAAGCTGTATCCTCAATTGTAACCCTCGTAttctattttgaaattttatcaGAGGTTCAGTTATAAgttgaatatttgataattgtCTTTGTGTTCGTTTTCTAAGTAATGCACCTCTCGAACGTCTTTGTAACATTTCAATTACATGTTCTTGTCTTACTAACTTTATCCTCAGAGAATCCAAATGATACCTTAGTGTATCACCTTTTATCCTTGATTGCAACACGTTGAATGAAAGGGGTAatacaatatttttcttgctCTCGGATTTACATGAATTGAGATCTCTAcgatatcttcttcttaaaTTGGAACCTCTTATATTCCCTTGTAGGTTGATTGTTTCCTTGACAaataatcttaataaatgattttgGATATGAAGAGTAAATCTAATATTTATACCTCTGCATTTACTTTGCAATTGTGTGACGTTATCGAGAAATTCATCCTCATTCATCCGTTGCCTTCTTGTTGGCGAATATCTTTGTGATGGAGAATATTGGAAAGTTTCATAAAActtcaaatcattattgCGGTCTACGCTTCTTTGCCTATAAAAATCAGTGTCATATGATAAGTTATTCGAAATTGAGGATGAATAATATGACAAACTAGAAGTTTTTAGTGGACTATATTCAAGATGTGGGACTCTAGTGAATAACTCCGGGTCTATAGATGGGAAAGTGGGGAGAGCTGTTGAATGGTAACTATAGGGCGATGAGTAGTCATTTAGACGGTGGGCTGACTTGGTTTCAATATCTGTTACCAAAGTGGATGGATCAGGACTAGGTGGCGTTTCAGCAGAATAATATGGTCTTGGAGTCTTTGTTGGTGTTCTGGGTTCTTGATAAAACTCTGTTGATTTAGATACAGATGAAACTCTTTCTACCTTATTGTTTGGTAAATCTTTTTTAACGGTGGTGGTTAACTTCTCAGGTATCGGAACATTTTTTGGTATGTTTTGGGAATGTTCATAATCGTTAAAATCTTGAATGAGGCCGCTTGGAATGgtatcattatctttctCAGTCAATGAGATGTGCCTTAATCCTAATGATTTAAAATCTCTAATTCTTGGCCAAGTTTTCCTACATTTTTTGACTTCCTCTTTACTAAAGCTTATTTTGGATGATAGATTAATCAAATCGGGTGTCTTTCCGGGCCATTTCTTATTAATTATGGATATTAAGATATACAATGTTTCAAATACCTGTGGTAGATCTTTCTTATTGTAtaaatcttgtaattcaAACTTGAAAGAATTAGGTACACCGACATGTTCAACCAATGAGAAAAAGGCGTTGATATTCTGAGTATGCCTGAATTGTAATTTGTCCCCAGCGGGGAAAACATGATGAATCAACTCTGGATTTATTCTCTGTACGACTTGAGCTAAATAGACACCATTTCTTAAAGAGTCTCCTATGGCAAGCTCCAATTCTGGGGGCAATTCCTCGTTAATTAGTTGTTCGATCCACTGTTTAATTTCAGCAATTCTGCATAGAAATTCGTAGTATCTTAATTCGTCCTTGGTGAATTGACTAAGATCAATTTTAAAGGTGGAGTccattatcttctttttaGAAGAAGGTGTAGGTGTCGTTAAAGGTGCCGGTTTTGAGGGAGTATTGAcactattattatcctttgctaatttttctaaaCGAAAAGAAGATTTACCAACTCTAGATGTCGTAGAAGACGCTTGTTCGACAGTGTTCATTCTTGAAGGAGAAAGTGGCTTCAGTGGATATGAGTTGGGTGTAGATTGGttcttgatattatttttccatGACACATTTTCATTGTGCGATGATAGATTCTGAACGTATCTGCTCAGGAAAGAGTTGCTTGTCGCAGACATTGTAAATCTGAGATGCTGATTTCTCAACCGAGTAAATAGATAAACGAATCACAATCTAGCAATTGTGCGTTAGTTTACTCTCTCATCTGGAGTTTTTAAAGGTTAGGAGAGGAAGAGTCCTTATCTCCATGTTGAAAAATCCATGTTTATTCTTaacaaattttccaatatttaCGTATTACCATTTCGGGCAAGCTATTATGCTGAGCGTTAAACACAAAACCTTATACTTAacatttattaaatgatagTTGGTTTGTTAACAGGATATGTATGTACAGATGGAAggatatttatattttgtatGATTAATGAGCAAGAGTGAATGAAATGATATTTgatatgtatatataagaaTTGTCGctattttcttcatattaTTGAGTCTGTCTAGTCTATCCGTCCTTTCTTATATCGACCACCCTGCTCTATCTGTAGTCCCCTCCCTCCTATATATCTCCAGAGAATTAGGGACCATATGATAATGACAATTGGGATGAATGACGAAACCACACAAGGATAAATACCAAACTCGAAGCAGAGTAACATAAACGCAATAGATTTGGCAATCGCTGAGATATGTTCAAATAAGAAAGACATATCTTTTTCGCGTTCCTTGTCACTAGAGCTTACCTTGCTAACTCCCCCGTTAATATGCTCTACAATAGCACCTATCAAGACTTTCTCATTGTTGAATGCCCTAAAATGATTTTTCGCCATGTCAACCATAGCCACCCACTGAATTTCCAGAGACAACTTCTATTGTTTCAATGGCAGCAAGCAATGAGTATTTCACAGACTTCAATAAAGGTTCACCATCATGGAGGATTATATTAGAATATGAATTAGTAACAGCCTTACCTAAGACATATTTACCTAgcatatttattttccatgCATGGAACTGAAAATATGATAAAATGGCATTCTTAAAGGCCttatttcttcaagaaaGTTTATTAATCAAACCTCGATATTGTTTTCCTCATGATGTAATATTATCCAATTCATCCTTAGTTAAAAGTACATTAGACCCATTCAATCGTTTGAAAATCAAACCTTCATTCTTCTCGATTAGATATGGAAGGACCAACAAGCGTTCAAAGTTATTTTGCATAGCAGCGGTAGATTCTCCGAGTGTACCTGATGCGGtgttatttttaattgagTACAGTTTTTCATGAAATGACTTTACTTtgtattttgaatattagaCATATCAATTCTTGCTCAGAATTTCTCGACAGTGACAGTGGAGAAATTGAAGCGACCGACAGATAACAATGAAATAACATCCTTTTCTCCATCATTGTGTGGTAAGGCACTTGCCAAGGGAAAGGGAGAGAAACTTTATAATGAacagaaattgaaaaaacaGCTTTGTCTTGTTCTTCGATGGTTGTGTGTAGGAAGcagttttgaaaagataCTCGATATTGGGTTTTTTGATAAGGGAAAGGAAATGCTGAGAAATGGGTATATAAGAAAAGCTTTCTAGGAAAGTAGAAACGAAAAATAGTTTCTATAAACTGATATAAAATTTAggataattttatttgcATTTTTATTGATGCCtccctttttctttttactGAACTTATTGAATTAACCCAGATGACgctaaaaaaataatacttgGTCGAGAAGTTGTACtagaaagaaaaacttAATTCCACTACATAAAACTTCCTCGGATGTACATATAGACAGTCAATGAGGACGGTTAGcatatattttgtttcttaaAGTATTTCTTCTAGATTTTTCTATGTCGGCATGCCCTTTGTAAAGTGTCACAAAAACATGATGtgtattataataataaggaCCGTTATATGAATTAGATTACATGTAACGTTAACTATACTTTATAACTCCGTCAGAGAGCCCGACGTCTTTTCCCATAAATTTCCACAAATTCAACTTGACAATAATGAGATATGTTCGGCTTTTTTCTCTGGGTAATGGTTTATGGGCGTCGCATAATGAGACAGTCTCGAAAACTAGTTCTGTGGGTTATAcgatatatatttttttgttagcGACTGTGAATCATTGCAAAAGAAGTCAAAGTCATCAAACCTGTAGCATTCATTACTTGTATAACTTCCATTCAAGTTTAAATTGGTGAAGTCTTGAATTTCCAAATATGGTTTTGATCTCTCATGGAAGATGATACCAGAGCAATTTTCTAAAATAACATTTTGGTCTTTGTTCTCTCCCTCTCTGCCAGATATTGCTGATTGGATGTATATCTTACAGTTGTTCAGTTCATGTAATCGTACTTGAatagtattatttgttCGAGTTGCTAATAAAATCACTGAGTTTTTGCAGtttgaaatgaaaaaactTCCATTATTGAAAGGTATGGATTGTAGATTGATAAGtgtattatcaatattatgGAAAGATAACGAGCCGTTAACATTCTCATCTTCTGGTATTATGTTAGATCCTGAAACAACAATGCAATTTACTAGATTTTTATATGCCTGTGTCCTTTCTACTgataaatgaattgatttcCCACTCGTGTTCAGATCAACACTTGTTAATTCCCCATTATTtgtcttttcttcaacCTTCGCTGTCTTCTTCCGTAACGATGAagttttcttgaatttaaatcttctactattagaagatgacgtattattacttatattctttgaattgATCACTTTCAATAGCGATTGAAGTTGTGAAGAATAACGTTCCATATCATATGTTGGTAAATCATTTGATATCTCATTGAATATCTTATTAAGTTCTATTGCATTCAAATATATGTCATTATAATCGAGATTTTTATCTTCGTCTTCCAATATTTCTTGCAATTCTGATTTAATCTTTCGttagtatatatttttcgTTTTT
Above is a genomic segment from Naumovozyma dairenensis CBS 421 chromosome 6, complete genome containing:
- the SRP68 gene encoding signal recognition particle subunit SRP68 (similar to Saccharomyces cerevisiae SRP68 (YPL243W); ancestral locus Anc_6.271), which codes for MAIYSPIAATYGVRVQQFLESQHDFFRYHDKLNKKLQKLRHNCGLVTKDTKKYTTKEKYSKITSDDYDNKNKLFGALVLLHAERDLSLVETLKLRGRERGKLKKSEKKVIATRLKKVVKTIENLVELTANEQNWVTRSQYLIFAKLATVEYLLYGKQFKRKESSKIAYDLALAFASLDHLYNLKHLDESIVESLHSRYEYTLRQHAGNLLSQVDLQNFIAHQVQDTHETDELAKLLFNNGFTIKFQDVAMEDVDSITHIQWRSFTTKVHDSEVAHAIEEAKNTTIKDVADYSTKLLRWNDALNKQEVRMAQFDEDGYQTMIATDDEEDITNTRENDEILLSYIKYNAISTSILRDNFIFKQLCKQWIAMNSKALSSRLIKFKEIDRIVKNLLKYLQDLMELPGVYSDDELMNQLALTKLYFQLHLNATCLASLYQSKGKYVESLALYVDSYQKLDSKLYEIDMESEESLLLPIELLNKKNIITLQNSIKTGISNVIALAEYEKTINKTTTNDTINNNKNNKYELSILEKFSKHEKIYPKNINLKNIFPLQPKLQPIGSKPTLFDLAFNYVNYSEENENNKSVSVTPESPPGTPSSEPPVTKKRGFLGLFGR
- the HUT1 gene encoding UDP-galactose transporter HUT1 (similar to Saccharomyces cerevisiae HUT1 (YPL244C); ancestral locus Anc_6.272), with amino-acid sequence MIPVLLIHLLFYKTSIPNEKKLVAVLVSIGVGVFTYGGSSSRKTNNIDNTNGKMFLSDSLYGFALLAASLFLDGMTNATQDTMLKISRNRKHENDKKNKVITGSHLMFVLNMFIILWNIIYFILFDKTQIVSALKMLYSDPEIVSYLLTYSICGALGQCFIFYTLEQYGSLVLVMITVTRKMISMILSIIVYGKTLNALQWTGIVIVFSGITWEAANKREQPVVTTTDKQEKKLWTQSN